The following DNA comes from Nostoc sp. KVJ3.
GTTTGACAGTCATTGTCCAAACCCCCGATGACTGTCAAACGACTGTCGTTATACCCCCTAAAGGTGCTTTTGGGCGTATTTTCGCACCAGGCAGTAAGCGCGATTTCTCCCCCAAAAGTGGATTTCAGGGTTTTGTATAAGTGATACCATACTCACTATGGTTTCATGCCCTGCGGGTGGCTGCGCCATCTCTCGCTGCGCTCATGGGGTACAACCGGGATACGTGCAAAATGGGACACGATGCAAAGTTTTGTTAATATACTTGCAATAATGCAAACTGTATGGGTTAGTTTTTCCCAAAACTCACTCTCTTGACGCAGAGTATAGTGTCTTCTCTTCAACTACCAGCAAAAACATGATTATTTTGTATAAAAACTCGTGCTAAATATCAGCATAATAATTTTAATCTTCATAGTAAAAAGCATTGTCAAAATATAAACTCTTAAGAATTTAAGTTAAACTTTTTAAAGCCTGACGTGCAACTTCTTCCGCCCTAGCAGACGTAACTTTTTGGTAACGTAGAGTTGTTTGAATATTCTCATGCCCCATCAGTGCCCGCAATTCCTCAATACCCATTAGCCCAACACGCTCAGTAGCAAAAGTATGCCGTAAATCGTGGATTCTGACTCCGACTAGCTCCGGATATATACTTATTAACTCTCGCCAATATTCATGCACAGTGCGATAGCTAATTCTACTAACAACTTTAGTCACTGGCTGTTGTGCTGTGAAGAGTGCATCTACGGTATTGTGGCGCTCATATAAGATAAATTTACTTAATGCCTCGGCAGCCCCATCACTAAAATAACAACAACGCCGTTTGTTACCTTTACCAAGTACTTGAAATTTATATAAGTCTTGGTTAACATCATCTATATTTAACGCTAAAAGCTCTGATATACGGCAACCTGAGCGATGTAGAAGATGCACTATAGCATTCATACGTAGGTCAGATTTAACAGAATAATAAAGGATATTTAACTGTTCAGGTGTTAAATATCTTACTACAGAATCAGTTTTATGTTCTCCCCTATCAGGATTTGGTTGACGCTGTTTTTAAACCATTAATGGGATTAAACTTAATATAACCTTGCTCCACAGCGAAATTAAACAAACTTTGTAGTATTGCTTGGTACTTGCGATGAGTTGTATAGCTGCAATCATCCAAACTTCTTAAATACTCAATTAAAGTCTGCTTACCGATAATCTCAATCTCCCAAATACCGTATTCTCCAAGTATTGGTTTCAACACCAATTCATAAGTACGTCTGGTACTTTTAGCTAAATCCGGGCGTGACAAAAACTCAGTAATAACAGTGGCTAAAGTAACAGTCAATTTCTCTCCAATTTATGTAATTTCTATCGAGACAAACAATCATTATTTAATATATCTTTTTTAGAATAATAATGATGATTCTTGATGGATACTTTGAAGACACCCATGCCACAGGAACCGATTGGCGACTACATTAAGCGGTTGCGTGTGGAATTAAAGATGAGTCAAAATCAGCTAGCTCATCAGGCTGGTATTCACCTGCATACATACGGAAAAATAGAACGGGGGATCACGACGAGATTAAATCACAAAACCCGTCGGGGGCTAGCTAGGGCTTTATCGATACCAATTGAGTACTTAGAAGGAATTTGTAGCGATGAGGAAATACAGCAACCATTTACCAGCATTAAATTTTGTCCCCAATGCTGGACTCCAGGGACACCCACAGAACCGATTTGGAACGATATCAGGTCATTGTACTGCTTTATGTGCGGGTTTGAGCTTGTTGCCCACTGTCTCAAATGTGGTAAATCAGTGACAACTTTCAAGCATTCCTACTGTCCTTATTGCGGCTTTTATTACAAAAATACGATTGTTGAAATTGGTAGTAACAGAGAGCATGCTTTGAGAAAAAACTCTCGAACCAAGAAAAAGTGAAGATTTTGTTTTATATCTATAAAAGCAATACCAGTATGGACAATCCATCAATATCAGTGTGACATCAATTGAACGTACCGCTTATCCTAGATTCAAACGCCAATTTACCACCAAAGAACTTACTGAGATTTATACTCCAACTAAATCCGAAATTGCTTTCGCTTACAATACGACGAAAGGTGAAAGTAATATTTTGAGTCTGCTCGTCATTTTAAAATCATTCCAAAGACTGGGTTACTTTCCATCGATTGCAGATATCCCACTGAAAATTATTAACCATATTCGCAGTCATTTAAAATTTGCTCTTGATATTGTTTTAGGTTATGAAAATAACAAAACAATGTACCGACATCGAACAGCTATCCGCGAATATCTTCAAGTTAAATCTTTTAATCAGACTGCGCTGCATTTAGCGGTATCTGCGGTGAATGAATCAGCCCAGGTGATGGATAATCCTGCTGATTTAATGAATGTGGCAATTGCCGAACTAATTAAAAATAGATATGAATTACCAGGATTTAACACATTAAATAGATTAGTACGCCGAGTTAGGAATGTAGTCAATCAAAACCTATTCAATTTGGTACTTAGTCGCCTAAGTAATGATTATCAACAACGTCTACTCGACCTTTTAGATAATCATCCAGTCGAATATAGAAGTCTTTACAATAATCTCAAGCAACTTCCTAAACGCCCAACCCGCAATCATCTCAATGATTTAATTGTACATTCAATCTGGCTTGATTCTTTGGGAGATATTAAACCACTCCTTGCTGATATGACAGCAGCTAAGATTCAACACTTTGCTGCTGAAGCGAGAGTATTAGATGCGAGTGAAATCAAAGAGTTTAATTTGCCAAAACGAATTACTCTAATATTATGCCTGATTTACTCGGCAAGCGTGATGACGCGAGATAATTTGGTCGAGATGTTTCTCAAAAAAATGCAGTTAATTCATAATCATGCCAAAAGAGAATTAGAACTTATCAAACAAAGATATCAATCAACGGTTGAGAAGTTACTGGGGGTTTTCACTAATGTTCTACAAGTATTGGTTGATGAACCGCCAGAAGTTCAGACTGTCGATCCGGTCGAGCGAGTTAATCAAGTACTCATTCCATCCGGTGGTGCTGAACAACTATTAACTGAATGTGAGGCGATAAATGCCTATAAGGGAAATAATTATTTTCCCCTATTGTGGCAATTTTATAAAAGTCATCGCAGTACTTTCTTTCGGTTGCTAGGTGCTTTGAAGTTTTCATCCACTACCAACGAACAAAGTGTAGTTGAGGCATTAAATTTTATTTTAGAAAATCAGTCACGGCGGGGTCAATTCTTCAATAATACTATTGATTTAGATTTTGCTTCTCCTCAATGGCAGAAACTTTTATTCGTCGAACAAGGAAACAAAACTAAAATTGTGCGTCGCCATCTGGAAGTTTGTGTTTTTTCTTACTTAATGGCTGAATTGAGGTCGGGGGATATTTGCGTCAAGGGAAGTGAGAATTACGCTGACCACCGAGAACAGTTGTTGCCTTGGTCAGAATGTTTACCACTGATTGACCAGTATTGTGGAGATTTGGGTTTTGCTAGTGATGCGGTTGGTAATGTTTACGAACTCAAGTCTTTGTTGACTGATACGGCTTTTAAAGTGGATGCTGGTTATCCAGATAATCGTCAACTTGTGATTAATGATTTGGGTGAACCTGTATTAAAAAAATCTCCACGTCATGATTTGAGTCCATCAGCTAAGACTTTACTTGAGGCTGTGGAACAAAGGTTTGGTGAACGTAATTTGATTGATATTCTGCGGAATGTCGATTATTGGACTAATTTTACACGCCATTTTGGGCCGATGAGCGGCAGCGATCCGAAATTAGAACGGGCGACAGAACGTTATTTGTTGACTAGTTTCACCTATGGTTGTAATTTGGGGCCGACTCAAGCTGCAAGACACATGCGGGGTATTGTCACAAGTAAGGAAATATCGTTTGTTAATCGGCGTCATGTGAGTGTGGATAAATTGAATGCAGCCCTTGTGGATATTATTAATCGCTACAATGTTTTAAAGCTTCCGAGCATTTGGGGTGATGGGACAACTGCGGCGGCTGATGGGACTAAGTACGAACTCTACGAAGAAAATTTACTCTCTGAGTATCATATCCGCTATGGTGGCTACGGAGGCATTGCTTACCACCATGTTTCTGATACCTATGTGGCGCTATTTAGTCATTTTATTTCCTGCGGAACCTGGGAGGCTGTTTATATTATTGAGGGTTTGTTAAAAAATCTTTCTGATATTCAGCCTCATACGATTCACGCAGATACTCAAGGGCAATCAACGCCTGTGTTTGCATTATCACATATGTTGGGGATTAAGTTAATGCCCCGGATTCGGAATTGGAAAGATTTAAATTTCTTCCGCCCAGATAATGATACGGTTTACAAGCATATTGATTCTTTGTTCAAGGATGCGATTGATTGGGAGAAAATTCAAACCCATTGGCAAGATATTTTACAGGTTGTGCTGTCGATTCAAACTGGCAAGATTTCGAGTGCGGTGCTGTTACGAAAACTGGGAAACTATAGTCGTAAAAACAGATTATACCAAGCTTTTCAGGAGTTAGGACGGGTAATCAGGACGGTATTTCTGTTGCAATATATTTCGGATATGAAGTTACGACAACAGATTACTGCGGCAACGAATATTGTTGAGTCTTATAACGGTTTCTCAAAGTGGTTTTTCTTCGGTGGTTTTGGAGTTATTGCTAATAATGACCCAATTGAGCAGGAGAAGATTGTTAAATATAATGATTTGGTTGCTAATGCTGTGATCTTCCACAATGTTGTAGATTTGACTGAGGTTTTGCGTGATTTCCTGAAAGCTGGTTATTTGATTACTCGTGAAGATGTGGCGGCGTTGAGTCCTTATATGACGAGTCATATCAAGCGTTTCGGCGATTACTTGATTGATATGGAGACTGTACCGAATTTGTTGGATGATGACAAGCTCTTAGTTTTGGCTTGAGAAATTATGAAGGTAGTTCTGGCAAGGGTTGTAGAGTTTTTGTTTACATAACTTTACAACGTGTCCCATTTTGCACGTATCCCGGCTGTACCCCCTCATGACATGAAACCGCCGTTCGCCCAAAGGGGTTTTTGAGTACTACAAAGTACTGCATTTGTAGCATAAATCTTTTATGTCGCCACTAACAATTCTCAGGATTGAGAAACTAAAAACATTCGGCAACGTTGCCGGGAGTGATGACCATGTTACCAGGAATAGAGAAACACCCAACGCAGATCCAACTAAAGAGAATGTCCGGTTGATTGGGGGAGAAGACGAACGCGCACTCGAAGAGATAGTTAAAGAAAAAATCTCTACGCTCAAGCATCGCCCTCGGCATGATGCGGTGTTATGCACGGAAATGTTTCTCTCGGCATCACCTGAATATTTCCGCCCTGGTGATCCATCTCAGTCGGGGCAGTGGTCTGATTCACTGATGCAGCAGTGGGCGATTGCATCTCGTGACTGGCTAGCTCAAAACTATGGGTCAAAGTGCGTCAGGGCAGAACTGCACCTAGATGAAAGTACCCCACACATTCACGCCTACATCGTGCCAGTGAATGAAAAAACTGGCAGAGTCAGTCATGATGCGATGTTTGGCGGCAGAGGTGGACAGGGAAGAATCAAGTTATCCAAACTCCAAGACAGTTATGCGGCTGCACTTGCTCCTTTGGGCATTGAACGAGGAGTCAAGGGCAGTAAGGCAACCCACACCAAAGTCAAAGAATATTACCAAGCGGTTAACAGTGAACCACTCACCGCAGTCATTACAAATAACCAATTAGCACCGATACCATTTGAATCAGCCAGAAATTACGTTGCCAGGATTCAGTCTGATGACCAGTTCCAAGCGATTAACCATCAACTGGCTGACCGAAAGTTCCTGATAGAACGATTGGAGAGGGCGGAGCAACGGGCGAGGGATAGCGAAAAGGAACGACAGCAATTAGAGAAGCGGGTGCGATCGTTAGAGGCTCAGACTCAACAACTGCGCGACTTGGCCTTAGAGGATGTGGCTTGGGAGTTGGGGCTAAATTGCGATCGCACTCATCAGAGCAGATGGAAGGGTCACGGACACATCATTAATATAGATGGGCCCAAATTCTACGATTTCGCCCCCGATCAACAAAAGGGATCAGGCGGTGCGATTGATTTGGTGATGCACGTTAACCAGTGCAATCTGCGGCAGGCGGTCGTCTGGTTGCACGAGCGCTTTGGTGAGTCGGGGGCAGAACGAGCAGCGATCGCAAAAACTCGTGAAGTGGCTGCTGAGATTATCCAGTTAGAACCACGAACCCCGTTTCAGCTACCTGTTGAGGAAAAAAGCAAGTGGACAGCAGTTCACAACTACCTAACCCAGAAACGGGGAATACCTGAAAATTTTGTGGAACTTCTGCATAAGAGGGGGCTAGTTTACGCTGATGACCAGCAAAACGCTGTGTTCGTCATGCGGAATCTTGGCTTATATCCCCAGGCAATAGGAGCATTCCTGCGGGGGACACGGGGCGAGAACAACACGTTTAAGGGCTACGAGAAAGGAACAGTTAGGCGTGAGGGCTGGTTTCACTTCCGCTTAGGCGGACAGCCAACTTCACCTGTAGAGAAAGTGGTGCTTTTGAAATCGCCCATCGATGCCGTTTCTTTTGCCATGCTGGAATATCAGCTTAGAGGCGACGTGCCACCCAATAGAACTTTGTACATGGCGGTAGATAATCCCAAAAGCTTACCAGTAGAGCAATTGCAGAATATTCCTAATGTACAAGTGGCTTTTGACTCGGACGATTTTGGTAATGCAGCTGCACGAGTTGTTAAGGAACTACTGCCACAGTCCAAGCGGCTCAAGTGCAAAGCTGACGATTGGAATCAGCAGCTACTCGATTATGGGCAGCAGTTAAGGCAACAGCATCAGCAACAGCAGGAGCAGGATGATGAATTGAGTCTTTAATAGTCAACGTTCTAGTAGTGAAATGTACAGTTAGGTTTGTAGTATTAATGTAGCTGTTTGGTACTTCTTTTTGATGAAAGTGATTTTGAATTCACTTTGATCCTCACTTTTTTTCAAAAAAACTTTCCGCCAAAGATGGCGTACTGTGCGTCATCAATGAAAATTCAGTTGCCGCGAAAGTGCCGTAGGTATGCCATACATACTCCATGAGTTAACCATGTTTTTATCATAAAAATCGGTTCCAGGAACTTCCAAGAAGTGGTAAAAAGTGACTGATAAATGCTCGATATTGCCATGAGTTTTATGTTGTTTTAACTGAGAATTGCCACAGAAATGACATACTATCAATTTGGCTATGCTGATTTGTTTTGATACCAAGAAAATAGCGACAAAAATTTTCTAATAGGGATGCTTTTGATCAGCTTGCTCTCGGTTAGGAATAGATTCAGGTGGTTCATCAATGACTGGGATTTTAGACGTGGCGTGAGTACCCACAGCTTCAGGCGTACCGCGCTCACCCAGATGAGTAACGCTGGCATCCCACTGAGAGTAATTCAAGAGATATCAGGGCATCGGAACTTAGAGCAGTTGCAGAGATATTTAGAAGTGACTGACGAGCAGGTGTTAGAGGCTGCGGCGAGTTTGGCGATGCTGTCACCTGTGGGCAGAACTGGTGTAGAGCTAGAAATTGATGCGAATAGTCCCTGTTAGGAGAAAGAGATTAGAGGTAGTTGAGAATTAAATCTTCGATCTACCCTAAACTGGTGCTAGTAAAATTCTTGGTTAATAAAGAGTATTTGTGGAAAATAAAACTAAATCTATTAATTGGCGCGTACTAATATCGGGAACTTTTTTGGTTTTTTTAATTACTGCTGGAGCATTTGTAATTTTTCCAGTCACCACAAATAAAACTAATACCCTCAAGTGGGCAGATTGGACTGGATTTGGTGAAGACACAACGAAAGAAGAAAGTACTGAAACAGCCTCTGATAAAAAAACTATAATAAAGTTTACTAATACAATAAAACACCAGTCGGCAAAAACGCTTTGGGATGTGTTAGGTATAACT
Coding sequences within:
- the mobV gene encoding MobV family relaxase, whose amino-acid sequence is MSPLTILRIEKLKTFGNVAGSDDHVTRNRETPNADPTKENVRLIGGEDERALEEIVKEKISTLKHRPRHDAVLCTEMFLSASPEYFRPGDPSQSGQWSDSLMQQWAIASRDWLAQNYGSKCVRAELHLDESTPHIHAYIVPVNEKTGRVSHDAMFGGRGGQGRIKLSKLQDSYAAALAPLGIERGVKGSKATHTKVKEYYQAVNSEPLTAVITNNQLAPIPFESARNYVARIQSDDQFQAINHQLADRKFLIERLERAEQRARDSEKERQQLEKRVRSLEAQTQQLRDLALEDVAWELGLNCDRTHQSRWKGHGHIINIDGPKFYDFAPDQQKGSGGAIDLVMHVNQCNLRQAVVWLHERFGESGAERAAIAKTREVAAEIIQLEPRTPFQLPVEEKSKWTAVHNYLTQKRGIPENFVELLHKRGLVYADDQQNAVFVMRNLGLYPQAIGAFLRGTRGENNTFKGYEKGTVRREGWFHFRLGGQPTSPVEKVVLLKSPIDAVSFAMLEYQLRGDVPPNRTLYMAVDNPKSLPVEQLQNIPNVQVAFDSDDFGNAAARVVKELLPQSKRLKCKADDWNQQLLDYGQQLRQQHQQQQEQDDELSL
- a CDS encoding double zinc ribbon domain-containing protein yields the protein MDTLKTPMPQEPIGDYIKRLRVELKMSQNQLAHQAGIHLHTYGKIERGITTRLNHKTRRGLARALSIPIEYLEGICSDEEIQQPFTSIKFCPQCWTPGTPTEPIWNDIRSLYCFMCGFELVAHCLKCGKSVTTFKHSYCPYCGFYYKNTIVEIGSNREHALRKNSRTKKK
- a CDS encoding phage integrase N-terminal SAM-like domain-containing protein → MTVTLATVITEFLSRPDLAKSTRRTYELVLKPILGEYGIWEIEIIGKQTLIEYLRSLDDCSYTTHRKYQAILQSLFNFAVEQGYIKFNPINGLKTASTKS
- a CDS encoding site-specific integrase; translation: MNAIVHLLHRSGCRISELLALNIDDVNQDLYKFQVLGKGNKRRCCYFSDGAAEALSKFILYERHNTVDALFTAQQPVTKVVSRISYRTVHEYWRELISIYPELVGVRIHDLRHTFATERVGLMGIEELRALMGHENIQTTLRYQKVTSARAEEVARQALKSLT
- a CDS encoding Tn3 family transposase, which translates into the protein MTSIERTAYPRFKRQFTTKELTEIYTPTKSEIAFAYNTTKGESNILSLLVILKSFQRLGYFPSIADIPLKIINHIRSHLKFALDIVLGYENNKTMYRHRTAIREYLQVKSFNQTALHLAVSAVNESAQVMDNPADLMNVAIAELIKNRYELPGFNTLNRLVRRVRNVVNQNLFNLVLSRLSNDYQQRLLDLLDNHPVEYRSLYNNLKQLPKRPTRNHLNDLIVHSIWLDSLGDIKPLLADMTAAKIQHFAAEARVLDASEIKEFNLPKRITLILCLIYSASVMTRDNLVEMFLKKMQLIHNHAKRELELIKQRYQSTVEKLLGVFTNVLQVLVDEPPEVQTVDPVERVNQVLIPSGGAEQLLTECEAINAYKGNNYFPLLWQFYKSHRSTFFRLLGALKFSSTTNEQSVVEALNFILENQSRRGQFFNNTIDLDFASPQWQKLLFVEQGNKTKIVRRHLEVCVFSYLMAELRSGDICVKGSENYADHREQLLPWSECLPLIDQYCGDLGFASDAVGNVYELKSLLTDTAFKVDAGYPDNRQLVINDLGEPVLKKSPRHDLSPSAKTLLEAVEQRFGERNLIDILRNVDYWTNFTRHFGPMSGSDPKLERATERYLLTSFTYGCNLGPTQAARHMRGIVTSKEISFVNRRHVSVDKLNAALVDIINRYNVLKLPSIWGDGTTAAADGTKYELYEENLLSEYHIRYGGYGGIAYHHVSDTYVALFSHFISCGTWEAVYIIEGLLKNLSDIQPHTIHADTQGQSTPVFALSHMLGIKLMPRIRNWKDLNFFRPDNDTVYKHIDSLFKDAIDWEKIQTHWQDILQVVLSIQTGKISSAVLLRKLGNYSRKNRLYQAFQELGRVIRTVFLLQYISDMKLRQQITAATNIVESYNGFSKWFFFGGFGVIANNDPIEQEKIVKYNDLVANAVIFHNVVDLTEVLRDFLKAGYLITREDVAALSPYMTSHIKRFGDYLIDMETVPNLLDDDKLLVLA